One window from the genome of Cucumis melo cultivar AY chromosome 12, USDA_Cmelo_AY_1.0, whole genome shotgun sequence encodes:
- the LOC103497163 gene encoding outer envelope pore protein 16, chloroplastic isoform X1, with the protein MPRTGFVGSLSTPKVDVVIDMGNPFLNLTVDGFLKIGSVAATRAAAEDAYHVVRKGTISTHNFENTLKKMCKEGAYWGAVAGAYVGMEYGVERIRGTRDWLSICFQKNAMIGGALTGALVSAASNNNRDKVVIDAITGGAVATAAEFINYLT; encoded by the exons ATGCCTCGCACCGGCTTCGTCGGCTCCTTATCGACCCCCAAGGTTGATGTCGTCATCGATATGGGTAATCCCTTTCTCAACCTCACCGTCGATGGCTTCTTGAAGATCGGATCC GTCGCTGCTACTCGAGCGGCTGCTGAGGATGCTTATCATGTTGTTAGAAAAG GAACGATTTCTACTcacaattttgaaaatacg TTGAAGAAAATGTGTAAAGAAGGTGCATATTGGG GAGCCGTAGCTGGAGCTTATGTTGGTATGGAGTATGGAGTAGAAAGGATTCGCGGCACAAGAGATTGG TTGAGCATTTGTTTCCAGAAAAATGCAATGATTGGAGGTGCTTTGACGGGAGCTCTAGTATCAGCCGCGAGCAACAACAACCGAGACAAAGTTGTTATTGACGCAATAACAGGAGGAGCTGTTGCAACCGCTGCAGAGTTCATAAACTATCTTACTTGA
- the LOC103497163 gene encoding outer envelope pore protein 16, chloroplastic isoform X2, producing the protein MPRTGFVGSLSTPKVDVVIDMGNPFLNLTVDGFLKIGSVAATRAAAEDAYHVVRKGTISTHNFENTLKKMCKEGAYWGAVAGAYVGMEYGVERIRGTRDWKNAMIGGALTGALVSAASNNNRDKVVIDAITGGAVATAAEFINYLT; encoded by the exons ATGCCTCGCACCGGCTTCGTCGGCTCCTTATCGACCCCCAAGGTTGATGTCGTCATCGATATGGGTAATCCCTTTCTCAACCTCACCGTCGATGGCTTCTTGAAGATCGGATCC GTCGCTGCTACTCGAGCGGCTGCTGAGGATGCTTATCATGTTGTTAGAAAAG GAACGATTTCTACTcacaattttgaaaatacg TTGAAGAAAATGTGTAAAGAAGGTGCATATTGGG GAGCCGTAGCTGGAGCTTATGTTGGTATGGAGTATGGAGTAGAAAGGATTCGCGGCACAAGAGATTGG AAAAATGCAATGATTGGAGGTGCTTTGACGGGAGCTCTAGTATCAGCCGCGAGCAACAACAACCGAGACAAAGTTGTTATTGACGCAATAACAGGAGGAGCTGTTGCAACCGCTGCAGAGTTCATAAACTATCTTACTTGA